The window TTTTGAGTTGCGAGTTCGGTTGACCTGCGATCGTCAAAGGACAACTATTTATCGAGTCACGACTCATCCTAGGGAGAGCAGGCCCGAAGAATTGTATTTTTTTATACAAAATTTAGGTTTTGTCCGCTCTTTGGTTGCTGCAGATGCCGGCAGGAGGTAGCAGACCGTTCTCAAACCGCTTCCGGAGATTGGTCCTCTACGGTAGCTGGCGAAAGCCTGTTTCCGCGAGACGAATCATTAAAGGAAGAATCCGGGTCAGCGATGAGGGCGGAGTGTCAAGACGCAATTTGCGGTAAACTGTCAGAATCAATGGTTGCAGCGGTGTAGCAGATCGAGCTCTCGAGAACGCTCAAGCCGCGATCGCTGCTTCTGTGGGTCGCAGGGACAAGCCAAACCAATACCAACCCATTGGGTCTTTAAACAGAAGGTATCCAAACGTGTACCCTGCCAATGTTAAAAAGAAACTGTAAAAAATTGAAATTAGATTGTTTTAGGAGCGTATTTTTATGCGGGATGCAGTTACCACTCTCATCCAAAGTTACGACCTAGTCGGACGCTACCTGGATAGCGATGCCATCTCCCGACTGCAAGCCTACTACCAAAGTGGTACGGCACGCATTCAAGCCGCGGCTATTCTCACGGGCAATGCTTCCGATTTGGTCAAGCAAGCCGGTTCTCAACTGTTCTCGGAACTGCCAGAACTGATTCGACCGGGAGGCAATGCCTACACCACCCGACGCTATGCCGCCTGTTTGCGGGATATGGACTACTATCTGCGTTACGCTACCTACGCGCTGGTGGCTGGCGATCCGAGCGTACTCGACGAACGAGTATTGCAAGGAC is drawn from Geitlerinema sp. PCC 9228 and contains these coding sequences:
- the apcB gene encoding allophycocyanin subunit beta, whose product is MRDAVTTLIQSYDLVGRYLDSDAISRLQAYYQSGTARIQAAAILTGNASDLVKQAGSQLFSELPELIRPGGNAYTTRRYAACLRDMDYYLRYATYALVAGDPSVLDERVLQGLRETYNSLGVPIAPTVRGIEILKQLSKEKVAAAGIEDTSLVDMPFDRMNRELSEKDV